The following DNA comes from Marinilabiliales bacterium.
GCGATCCTGCCGGAGCTTGAAAAACTGGGGAAAGTGGATACAGAATCCGCAAAGGCAATAGTATGTGTTGTGGGCGATGTGCTGGAGCAACATGCCGGCAGGGCCGGCCGGATAATTGATTCTCTGAGGCACTTTAACGTAAGTATGATATCATACGGCGGGAGCAGGAACAATATTACCGTTGTTGTTCCCGCAGAACAGGTCAGGGATATTTTACGGTCACTCAACACATTCCTTTTCGGGAGCCGTTCTAAAGCTGGTGACAGATGGATGATCTCACAGGATTAAGAACACCATATTACCTTTATGACCTTGACCTTCTGAAGAAGACAGTCTCAGAAGCAGCAGAAGGTGCAGCCCGTTACGGGTATTCTATCCACTATGCTATAAAGGCCAACAATGATCCGGTGGTATCGGCGGTAATAAGGGATATGGGCCTTGGTGCCGATTGTGTTAGCGGCAATGAGATACGCCGGTCACTTGAATATGGTTTTTCTCCTGGTGGAATTGTTTTTGCCGGGGTTGGTAAGACTGATGACGAGATAAAGCTTGCACTTGCCGAAGGCATTTTCTGCTTAAACGTCGAATCTGTCGAAGAGCTTGAAGTGATAAGGTATATCGCTGATTTATACGGGATGAGAGCCCGGGTTGCATTAAGGGTGAATCCATCGGTTGAAGCGGAAACTCACCAGTATATAACTACCGGACTTAACGAGAATAAATTCGGTATAAGTCTCCCGCACCTCAGGAAGGCTCTTGAAATTTGTGCCGGTTCTGATTGTGTTGACTTTATGGGGCTTCATTTTCATATAGGGAGCCAGATAACATCACTGGAGCCTTACAGAAGGCTCTGTGAAAGGGTCAGCAGCATCTGGAAGGAGTTCGGGATAGAGGCATACGGAGGAAGAATGGTGAACCTGGGAGGTGGCCTTGGGATTGATTACAATGATCCTGAGCAGCATCCGGTACCTGATTTCAGCTCTTTTTTTGCTGTATTTAATGGCACCCTTGATCTGCCTTCGGGGACAGATGTGCGGTTTGAACTGGGCAGGAGTCTGGTAGGACAGTGTGGAAGGATCGTTACAAAAGTGCTTTATACCAAGCAGGGAGTCGGGAGAAACTTTGTTATTACCGATGCCGGAATGACCGAACTTATGAGGCCGTCCCTTTACCAGGCAACACATCGCATAAAGAATATCAACTCTTCCGGTGACCCGGAACTGTATGATGTTGTCGGACCTGTTTGTGAATCGACCGATGTATTCGGGAAGGATATCCTTTTACCGGCAACTTCCCGCGGTGATCTTTTGCAGATACTATCCTGCGGGGCATACGCCCAGTCTATGAGCCTTGATTTTAACCTGAGGGACAAACCTCAGGCCAGGTACAGTGCAGGTAAAAGAATTTTATCTGCTGCAGATCTTAAAGGTTTGAAAAACATCGGGAGCCTGATTTCATAGAAGCCGGTATCGGATGATATTAAAGTGGGATATAAAAAAGCTTCGGTGATGTTTTGGGTTTTTGTTGAAAACAATTACTTTTACAGCTGTAAAATTTCATTCCCGTTTTTCAAAGGGTTTGATTTATAAAGAAGAGCTGAGAGAACAGGCTCGTTGAAGCTCTAGCAACCCTCTCACCGGAGAAATGGTGCTAATACCTGCCCCCCAGGGGGGATTATAAACCAAAACCGTAGATCATGAACGATTCAGGTTACAGTTTAAATCTTTACAAGCCAGGGCGACCAACCGCCCCGGTTCCTGCATTTGTACATATACCGCAATTTCCGCTTCTCATCCCGAAGCATATGTTTATGCGCTGCATGCGCAGCATGCTTTCCTGATATCAGCCTTAACAAGGGTGGATAAGCCTTATTCCCGGCCAAGGCTGCCGGTAAGGGGGCGATTATGTTATTCCTGACTTCCAATTAATAAATCATATTGTCATGTCTTACAAGGTAATTAAATTCGGAGGTTCAAACCTCCAGACAGTAAATGACCCGGGCAGATGCGCCGGGATTGCGGAACAATACAACACGCCCTGTGTGATCGTATTATCAGCGTTTTACGGGGTAACTGACAAGCTCAGGCAGGCAGCATTTGAGGCGGCTGACTCGGGTAAACTCCCTTCCGGAAGCATTGAGGCTCTGACCGATTCCTGCTTTGAACAGATAAAGCTGAATATTGATGATGACCGGGTTGCTGCCGACACCGGAAGGGAGGTACAGTGCCTGCTGGACAGGCTCTCTGATCTCTACAGGGGTATTCATGCGATTGGTGAACTGCCCCCGGGCATTCATGATTCAATTCTCAGTTTCGGAGAAAGGATAAGCGCTGTCATATTTAACGGAGTAATGGTTTCACGTGGACTCGATTCGGTTCTCCGGCTGCCGGAGCATATCGGACTGGTTACAGATGGCGAATTCGGTTCATCCAGCATCCTTCTGAAGGAATCTGCCAAAAAGGTAGGGAAGCATTTTGCCGGCAACCGCTATTTTGTGGTCCCGGGTTTTTACGGTGTTTCGGATGAGGATAAGATAACCCTTCTGGGCCGCGGGGGAACCGACTATTCGGCTGCGGCGCTTGCGTACCTCCTGGATGCTTCAAGCCTCGATGTGTGGAAGGATGTTGACGGCTTTCAGACCGGAGACCCCAAGGTGGTAGCTGATCCTCAAACCATAAAACTACTCTCCTACAGTGAGGCTGCCGAGCTCTCATATTTCGGTGCACGGATCCTGCATCCCAGAACGGTTGAGCCGCTCCAACCCAAAAATATACCGGTAAGGGTGTTTAACGTAGGTTCGCCCTCCGGTGAGCCTGCAACACTCATAGGGCCTGATCCGGGCAATGGTTTTACCAGTCCCAAAAGCATAACTTTCAGCCGGCACTTTTCGGTATTGAAGTTAAAGGGACCGGGTGTCGGGATCAAACCCGGCATCCTGGCCAGGGCAGCCGGGATAATGGATGCAGCGGGGGTTAATATTTCTTCGGTTTTTACATCGCAGACAGCCATCTGCTTCCTGCTGCAAAGCGGGGACCTGAAAAAGGCAACAAGGGCAGTAAAGGTCAATGCCCCGTCACTTATAAGCGATGTGGAAACAATAAACGATATTGCACTGGTTGCACTTGTCGGTGAAGGCATAACAAAGAGGCACGGAGTTGCCGCCAGGGCTTTCCAGGCAGTGGCAGCTGAGAATATCAATGTTGAGATTATTGCAGCAGGCGCATCGACGGCTGCCATCTATTTCGTGGTGAAGGAAAATGACTGCAACAGGGCAGTCATGGCTACGCACAGCTATTTCTTCGGCAATGACAGGCAAGTTTTACTTCAGGACCATTCAGACCTTACATCTGTTGTACTTTAATAATAACAATCATGGAAAAAGAAAAGAAACTTTCGTTCGAAACCCTGCAGCTGCATGCAGGGCAGGTGCCTGACCCTGCTACAGGGTCAAGGGCCGTACCTATATACCAGACCACATCTTACGTTTTCAAAGATGCTGCTCATGCAGCCTCACTTTTTGAGCTGAAAGAGTTTGGGAACATCTATACCAGGATAATGAATCCTACCACCGATGTGTTTGAAAAAAGGGTAGCCGCCCTGGAGGGGGGAGTTGCTGCCGTTGCAACAGCATCGGGCCAGGCTGCTCAGTTTACTGCACTGACCAACATATTGGAGTCAGGCGACAACCTGGTATCCACCTCTTACCTTTACGGTGGCACATATAACCAGTTCAAGGTCCAGTTCAAGCGGCTGGGTATAGGTGTCAGATTTGTGAGCGGCGACAGGGCAGGCGATTTTGAGAAGGTGATTGATGAGAGGACAAAAGCCATTTATCTTGAGACTATTGGCAATCCCGAATTCAATGTTCCCGACTTTGAAGCAATTGCGGGAGTGGCAAGGAAATTTGATATTCCCCTGATTGTTGACAATACATTCGGTGCATGCGGCTACCTGTTCAGGCCGCTGGAACACGGCGCAAATATCGTAGTGCAGTCCGCCACCAAATGGATAGGAGGACATGGCACCTCTGTGGGCGGGGTAATTGTCGACGGCGGTAACTACAACTGGGGCAACGGTAAATTTCCCCAGTTCACGGAACCCTCGGAGGGGTATCATGGAATGAAGTTCTGGGAGGCTTTTGGCGGTGACAGTCCGTTCGGAAATATTGCATTCAGCATAAGGGCAAGAGTTGAGGGATTGCGTGACTACGGGGCCGCATTGAGCCCTTTCAATGCATTTCTTTTGCTGCAGGGACTTGAAACGCTGTCGCTGAGGGTGCAGAGGCACACCGACAATGCACTGGCTGTTGCAAAGTGGCTTGAGAAACATCCGCAGGTTGAAAGGGTGAATTATCCGGGACTGCCTTCCAGTCCCTACCATTCCCTGGCCAAAAAATACCTGACAAACGGATTCGGTGGTGTTCTATCCTTCCTTGTCAGGGGAGGTACCGGGGCAGCTGACGGACTTATAAACAGCC
Coding sequences within:
- the lysA gene encoding diaminopimelate decarboxylase, coding for MDDLTGLRTPYYLYDLDLLKKTVSEAAEGAARYGYSIHYAIKANNDPVVSAVIRDMGLGADCVSGNEIRRSLEYGFSPGGIVFAGVGKTDDEIKLALAEGIFCLNVESVEELEVIRYIADLYGMRARVALRVNPSVEAETHQYITTGLNENKFGISLPHLRKALEICAGSDCVDFMGLHFHIGSQITSLEPYRRLCERVSSIWKEFGIEAYGGRMVNLGGGLGIDYNDPEQHPVPDFSSFFAVFNGTLDLPSGTDVRFELGRSLVGQCGRIVTKVLYTKQGVGRNFVITDAGMTELMRPSLYQATHRIKNINSSGDPELYDVVGPVCESTDVFGKDILLPATSRGDLLQILSCGAYAQSMSLDFNLRDKPQARYSAGKRILSAADLKGLKNIGSLIS
- a CDS encoding aspartate kinase; this encodes MSYKVIKFGGSNLQTVNDPGRCAGIAEQYNTPCVIVLSAFYGVTDKLRQAAFEAADSGKLPSGSIEALTDSCFEQIKLNIDDDRVAADTGREVQCLLDRLSDLYRGIHAIGELPPGIHDSILSFGERISAVIFNGVMVSRGLDSVLRLPEHIGLVTDGEFGSSSILLKESAKKVGKHFAGNRYFVVPGFYGVSDEDKITLLGRGGTDYSAAALAYLLDASSLDVWKDVDGFQTGDPKVVADPQTIKLLSYSEAAELSYFGARILHPRTVEPLQPKNIPVRVFNVGSPSGEPATLIGPDPGNGFTSPKSITFSRHFSVLKLKGPGVGIKPGILARAAGIMDAAGVNISSVFTSQTAICFLLQSGDLKKATRAVKVNAPSLISDVETINDIALVALVGEGITKRHGVAARAFQAVAAENINVEIIAAGASTAAIYFVVKENDCNRAVMATHSYFFGNDRQVLLQDHSDLTSVVL
- a CDS encoding O-acetylhomoserine aminocarboxypropyltransferase/cysteine synthase, with protein sequence MEKEKKLSFETLQLHAGQVPDPATGSRAVPIYQTTSYVFKDAAHAASLFELKEFGNIYTRIMNPTTDVFEKRVAALEGGVAAVATASGQAAQFTALTNILESGDNLVSTSYLYGGTYNQFKVQFKRLGIGVRFVSGDRAGDFEKVIDERTKAIYLETIGNPEFNVPDFEAIAGVARKFDIPLIVDNTFGACGYLFRPLEHGANIVVQSATKWIGGHGTSVGGVIVDGGNYNWGNGKFPQFTEPSEGYHGMKFWEAFGGDSPFGNIAFSIRARVEGLRDYGAALSPFNAFLLLQGLETLSLRVQRHTDNALAVAKWLEKHPQVERVNYPGLPSSPYHSLAKKYLTNGFGGVLSFLVRGGTGAADGLINSLQLISHLANVGDAKTLIIHPASTTHQQLTEEERRSSGVVSGLIRLSVGIENKDDIIADLKQGFEKVKHLA